A genomic stretch from Plasmodium cynomolgi strain B DNA, chromosome 8, whole genome shotgun sequence includes:
- a CDS encoding stomatin-like protein (putative) has translation MMAPNGGGWGKVLLRSYPWGRDNQRKLSMARSFYTQRIVAAMHANGRGVRSGAIATTHARTMHNQHRCTYYTSSDGKKYNKKFWNSLGIVIIPQQTAYIVERLGKYKKTLLA, from the coding sequence ATGATGGCACCGAATGGAGGGGGCTGGGGAAAGGTCCTTTTGCGAAGCTACCCGTGGGGGAGGGATAACCAAAGGAAGCTGAGTATGGCAAGAAGCTTCTACACGCAGCGGATAGTTGCTGCCATGCACGCCAATGGAAGAGGCGTACGAAGTGGAGCAATCGCAACAACACATGCAAGGACGATGCACAATCAACACAGATGTACCTACTACACCAGCAGCGATGGAAAgaaatacaataaaaaattttggaacaGTTTAGGGATTGTTATTATACCACAACAAACAGCCTACATAGTTGAGCGTTTGggaaagtacaaaaaaaccCTACTGGCA
- a CDS encoding hypothetical protein (putative), with translation MNMTPLLLLSLLACLWMAASTTAHKFSHPPSKKTLTSQTLLKRASNSDEEDNYYTMQDVLSVPLEREDPPVLYDDLPDKIKNKMVDNTDVQKINKLKFVSRTNAFKNFQKNYEKNESTVEQLYSHMREIISVALSIPVEEVNLHDINMLLSKWRMLSRERINQDEQNNDERYFKSVKRHGAHPSSVTPSTVMKHTKEMTDKRSSYGNFFIDPDYFLQLAL, from the coding sequence ATGAACATGACCCCCTTGTTGTTACTCTCCCTGCTCGCCTGCCTCTGGATGGCGGCATCCACCACGGCACACAAGTTCAGCCACCCCCCGTCGAAAAAGACATTAACAAGTCAGACGCTTTTAAAACGGGCTTCCAACTCCGACGAGGAGGATAACTATTACACCATGCAGGACGTGCTCAGCGTACCTCTGGAGAGGGAGGACCCCCCCGTCCTCTACGACGACTTGCcggacaaaataaaaaacaaaatggtggaCAACACagatgtgcaaaaaataaacaaattgaaatTCGTTTCTCGAACCAATGCATTTAagaatttccaaaaaaattacgaaaagaACGAATCCACTGTGGAGCAGCTGTACAGCCATATGCGGGAAATTATAAGCGTCGCTCTTAGCATCCCTGTGGAGGAAGTGAACCTACATGACATTAATATGTTGCTTTCCAAATGGAGAATGCTGAGCAGAGAGAGGATCAACCAAGACGAGCAAAACAACGACGAACGTTACTTTAAGAGCGTGAAAAGGCATGGCGCCCATCCCAGTAGTGTAACTCCTTCTACAGTAATGAAGCATACAAAAGAGATGACAGACAAAAGAAGTAGTTATGGGAACTTTTTTATTGACCCCGATTACTTCCTCCAGTTGGCTCTCTGA
- a CDS encoding hypothetical protein (putative): MFGDLIPSINSVRRRPLFHNQKRFAYYRFHKRVGKGSWSKYVERFKPPRSIENTQRLIFNYEPTYSEKKASCSWQWLLPKKIAQATTSDEVLNVWAYYRHKRKKSYHYLKVLKRLVDVGTCSTSDWRFKLITSRVQNKINTFLNLPRICYYYGRLKATAQLEGMSKMISHRLNCYLPHQLILILRSFALCELQDKQLFCKIRDQLKPHSYASCMIHDFLFLSVVADEVMLRVKLCNERSCGRLGEYNAGGEAGIDAGVDAGVAETAAVAEEAPLLRGLAAENSLVQHKREQFCYYPQMESLVDIAVSFANLKFQNYLFFDYISRLTMYMLKDPHRNVLNPYLLEKIATSFCKLKINDYSAQSGTYSHLHYHYTTEQSTEFTKK, translated from the exons atgttCGGAGATCTCATTCCTTCCATCAACAGCGTCAGGAGAAGGCCCCTTTTCCACAACCAGAAG CGATTCGCCTACTACCGCTTCCACAAGCGAGTGGGCAAGGGCTCATGGAGCAAGTATGTCGAGAGGTTCAAACCCCCAAGGAGTATCGAAAACACACAGAGACTCATTTTCAACTATGAACCCAcatattcagaaaaaaaagcgtccTGTAGCTGGCAATGGCTACTCCCGAAAAAAATCGCACAAGCTACAACATCGGACGAAGTTTTAAATGTATGGGCGTACTACCGAcacaagagaaaaaaatcgtatCATTATTTGAAGGTTTTAAAGAGGTTAGTCGACGTGGGGACCTGCTCCACCAGTGATTGGAGATTCAAATTAATCACCTCCAGAGTAcagaacaaaattaatacCTTTCTGAATCTCCCCCGAATATGCTACTACTATGGGAGATTAAAAGCCACAGCTCAGTTAGAAGGTATGAGTAAAATGATATCCCATCGATTAAATTGTTACCTTCCTCATCAGctgattttaattttgcgaAGTTTTGCTCTTTGTGAGCTGCAAGACAAGCAACTGTTCTGCAAAATCAGGGACCAGCTGAAACCCCAC AGCTATGCTTCCTGCATGATTCACGACTTTTTGTTCCTCAGTGTAGTGGCGGATGAGGTTATGCTCAGGGTTAAGCTGTGCAACGAGCGTAGCTGCGGCCGACTCGGCGAGTACAATGCGGGGGGAGAGGCTGGAATAGACGCTGGAGTAGACGCGGGAGTAGCAGAAACTGCTGCTGTCGCGGAAGAAGCGCCCCTGCTGCGCGGCCTCGCCGCGGAGAACAGCCTGGTGCAGCACAAGCGGGAGCAGTTCTGCTACTACCCCCAAATGGAGAGCCTAGTCGACATAGCGGTCTCCTTCGCAAACCTGAAATTCCAAAACTATCTCTTCTTTGACTACATTAGCAGACTCACCATGTACATGCTAAAAGATCCACACAGAAATGTCCTGAACCCCTACCTCCtagaaaaaatagctacctccttttgtaaattaaaaataaacgat TACTCTGCACAATCGGGTACCTATTCTCATCTACACTACCACTACACCACGGAGCAATCAAccgaatttacaaaaaaatga
- a CDS encoding 26S proteasome regulatory subunit p27 (putative), protein MNLDEFNALVKQRDEIEREIKENVDFLEAPENKSVGMKGKLVDEEGFPRNDIDIYSIRVARNKVICLKNDYLNVNKKIEEYLHKVHNSHPVIRVQRSKAKDEQGNDPNESSPESVTEDYDESAPDYEKLIEEARRSTFAMIDEMVENSPSHKAGLRINDYIIQFGDIRKKKKKKSDKNEKENDNERESEKDHEDIFKRIAAYMSNNPTRIKVKILREGKIFFYFVFP, encoded by the coding sequence ATGAACCTGGACGAGTTCAACGCGCTGGTGAAGCAGAGAGACGAAATCGAGCGGGAGATCAAAGAGAACGTAGACTTCCTGGAGGCCCCCGAAAACAAAAGTGTGGGCATGAAGGGCAAGCTGGTAGATGAAGAAGGGTTCCCCAGAAATGACATTGACATATATAGCATCCGAGTTGCAAGGAACAAAGTcatatgcttaaaaaatgattacctaaatgtgaacaaaaaaatcgaagagTACCTTCACAAGGTTCACAATTCCCACCCCGTCATACGAGTACAGAGAAGTAAGGCAAAGGACGAACAAGGAAATGACCCAAATGAATCATCTCCAGAAAGTGTCACAGAAGATTATGATGAGTCAGCACCTGATTATGAAAAGCTAATCGAAGAAGCCAGAAGAAGTACCTTTGCCATGATCGATGAGATGGTGGAAAATTCTCCTTCACATAAGGCAGGACTACGCATCAATGATTATATAATTCAGTTTGGTgatatacgaaaaaaaaaaaaaaaaaaaagtgataaaaatgaaaaggagaatGATAATGAACGGGAAAGTGAAAAGGACCATGAGGATATCTTCAAGAGAATTGCAGCTTACATGAGTAACAACCCCACCAGAATTAAAGTCAAAATTTTGAGAGaggggaaaatttttttttattttgtttttccca